A single Theropithecus gelada isolate Dixy chromosome 7b, Tgel_1.0, whole genome shotgun sequence DNA region contains:
- the TPPP2 gene encoding tubulin polymerization-promoting protein family member 2, producing MASEAEKTFNRFAAFGESSSSGTEMNNKNFSKLCKDCGIMDGKTVTSTDVDIVFSKVKAKNARTITFQQFKEAVKELGQKRFKGKSPDEVLESIYGLMEGKDPATTGATKATTVGAVDRLTDTSKYTGTHKERFDESGKGKGIAGREVMNDNTGYVSGYKGAGTYDKKTK from the exons ATGGCATCAGAGGCAGAGAAAACATTCAATCGGTTTGCTGCCTTTGGAGAATCATCAAGCAGTGGCACTGAAATGAACAACAAGAACTTCTCCAAGCTATGCAAAGACTGTGGCATCATGGATGGCAAGACGGTCACCTCCACAGATGTGGACATCGTGTTCAGCAAAGTCAA GGCCAAGAACGCCCGAACCATCACGTTTCAACAGTTCAAAGAGGCAGTGAAGGAACTGGGCCAGAAGCGCTTCAAAGGGAAGAGTCCAGATGAAGTCCTGGAGAGCATTTATGGACTCATGGAGGGCAAGGACCCAGCCACCACGGGCGCAACT AAAGCAACAACAGTGGGTGCAGTGGACCGTTTGACAGACACCAGCAAGTACACCGGCACCCACAAGGAGCGCTTTGATGAGAGTGGCAAGGGCAAGGGCATTGCCGGACGGGAAGTGATGAATGACAACACAGGCTATGTGAGTGGTTACAAGGGTGCTGGCACCTATGATAAGAAGACCAAGTAA